The sequence CCAGAAACTGGCCACGCGGAGACCAAAGGCACCATCCCTGCCCTCGAGGAGCTCACAGTCTTCCCacagaggggcaggggcagcagtGACCACAGGAGGGTGTGATTCCCAGTCCCCCCACATTCGAAGCTGGCTAGGAGAACGCTAACGGGAAGCTCCTCATTGTCGCACCCACCTTCCCCGTGACAGTTCCGAGTCCTCTCACTGTCCTGGTCACCACGTTGGGAGGCGGGAGGGCCAAGAACGAGAGGGACAGAGCTGCTGCCTTCACGCTACAACACCCGGGCAGGGTATAGACAACAGTAACTTTATTTCCCAAAGCCGCAAACCAGTGCAGCAGAagcaggggaggctggggggagACTGGAAGAGCAGGGGCTGGGCCAGCCCAGTCCACTGGTGGGAAAGGGAAGTCGTAGGAAAAAGGGGTGCCCAGGGCCAGGGAAGTAGGGCAAGAGGCAGGTGCCCAGGTGGCGAAGTTCATAAGAGGGCACCAGCGGCCACAGCCAGGAGAAGAGCCGCCAACCCCGCTGCAGGAGCTGCAGGGCCTTTACTAGGGGTGTAGTGGGCCCCACCTTTTGTGGGGTACTGTCCCATATTACTGCGGTCCTGGTGGCCAGCAGCTCCTCCAGACAAGCCGGGGTCCTCTCTGGAGCCCTCTCCCCGAGAGGTCTCGGATTCTACCTCCCGCGGGGGAGCCTGGGTGGCTGGGGTGCGTTTGgcggtggtggtggaggtggaagtggttggggctggggtggaggtggtgacAGAGGTGGCCGAGACCATAGTGGTGGATTTACGGGGGGGCAGCAGGACCAGGGGCGGGATTCGAGGCGAAAAGTAGGTCTTGTTGCGGAGGTCGGAGTTACAGCGGGACCCCTGGCAGCAGGAGCCACTGAGCGTGAAGCCGGGGCCGCTCACCCCATCCCGGGTGCAGAGCTCATCTTGAACGCAGCCCCGCACCGGCAGTGACACAGTCACGTTGGCTGCAGGAGGGAGGCACAGGTCAGTGGTGAGGGGAAGGCGGGGAGGAACAGCCAGAACGAAGCGTGGGATCCTCAGGAGCAAGGCAGGAGCAGAGAAGCTCCAAATCCAGAAGCAAAAGGGCTCCTCATCCCTTAAGCCAAAAACTCTCAACTCCAGCCTCACTCTGAGCAACAACACCCCACCGTCTTTGGCACATGGGGGACCACCGTGGCCAGGTTTTTTTGAGGGGAAAGGCAGGTAGGCTGAGCTCCAAGTCCCACTCTGCCTTGGAAGAAAGGCTTGGACTAGGACAGACCACCTTTCACAGGACCAAGGAACAGAATGAGCGCCTCACGCGCCTCCCCACCGTTTCCTCCTGCCACGCCCCACCAGAATTTAGTCTCAGATTAGAAACCACATCTCCCGTAGAGCACCTGGCAGGGGGCTCGAGGAACAACGTCTCCCACGGTTCCTGAGGCAGAGCCCCCAGGGCGAGCTACCTCTCTCCTAATTctctggggcaggtgggggcccTAACCCCTTGAGTTTAAGGGGTTATAACTAAACGACCTGCAGTGCTGGGCACAAGTTTAGGGGCTTAAATACCATTCCCATAGCACGTGCTCCCATTCTGCACCTGGCGTTCCTCTGGGGAGCGCCAAAACTAGGAAAAAGCATCCCTGTCCCCAAGGTATAGCGGGAATATACCGTGAGGCTCTAGGCCAAGACAAGCACGTGCCACTACAGTTCCTAGAATGCGCTGGAAGTGAGAGGAGACTTTGGGTAAAAGGCTACCTAGTTGGCCTACGGTGCCCCACAACTCCAAGGGGCCCGTGCCCCGGCTCGCTCACCTGCTGTCAAGGTGACGTTGCCGTCGAAGCAGCCCCTGTAGAAGCGGTCGCTGGCGTTGTAGCAGCTCACGACGGGCGGCGCCGCACCCTGGCACGCCTCGCGGCTCAGCCCCACGCAGCTGTAGCACTCGACGCCGTTGGGCTGGTACGCGCTCTCATTCCCTGCGAGGGGAGCAGGAAGGAGGGGGCGCGGGTCGCGGAGGCTCAGCAGCCAGAGCGCGGCCCCCCACCTCTTCAGCGCACGCGGAGCtccgccccagccccgcccccacgGCTGGCCCCGCCCCACGGGGTAACCCCGCCCCCGGCGGCCTTCCCCCGGGCCCTACGGCAGACGTGCCGCCGGCCAtgctcagccccgcccccggccgtggccccgcccccagcccggccAATCAGCACAGCCCCGCCCCCGggcagccccgcccccgggcagccccgcccccgcgcACCTGCCGGGTTGAGCGCTGACGAGGAGAGGTTGAGCTTGACGTTGCAGCGGTCTTGGGCGCACTGCTGCAGCTGGATGAAGGCCAGCAGCCCGTGGAGGTCCAGGCCGCGGTCATTCTTCCCGGGGAGTCCCGAACCGCAGCCCCGCACTGCCACCGAGAATTGCCCGTGGACTGCGGAGAGGAGAGGGGCGGGgtcaggggcggggcggggcctcgtGCAGAACCGGCCCCCGCACCCGAGAGGCGCAGGTCCGAGGGCGGGGGCTTCAGCAAGAGCGGACCGAGGGGCAAGAACGGCAGCCGGACCCCGGGCCGGAGGGGCGGGATCGCGGAGCAACGGAACGCAGAAAGCTGGGCCGGAGGAGACAGACAGGCTGACAGACACCGGACAGACTCCAAGAGAGGCGCTCAGACCCGCACCGCCAATGCGGGGCGGAGCTGCAGAGGGACCTCGGAAGGATCCGAGAGCCTGACAAAAAAGATGCAGGATCAGAGAGGGGTGGGCTTCCTAGGGGTCGTGGTGACGTGGGGCAGGGGCTTCCGTGGCCGACATCGAAGGGGCGAGATTCCGCAGAAGAGAGTCTGCGGGGACGGGGCTTCCAgggagggcggggccgggggagggggcccGGCTGCGGGGACCTAGGAGAAGAGCTCTTAGGGGGTCTCCATCACCAAGGGCCCCGCTGGATAGGGCGGGCAGCGCTGGGGAGGGAGGATTCCGGCAGGGACGGAAGGGGGATGCGCGGTCTCAGCGATGGAGGGGAAATGGACAAGGGATGCCCGCGAAGGGGCGAGGTCCCAGAGGGTGGGCCGGGGTCTCAGATGCGGGCTCTCGCGCTCCGCCCCACCCAGCCCTCCACCCTCAGCCCCCTCAGCCCGCCCCTCGTATCCCTGCCAGCCAGGGCCAGGCGGGGAGTGAGGGGCGTGGATGTGCTCCAGGGCCCGgctgaaagagaggagagagctgTCCTGAAAGGGTCTGCTCGGATTGAGAGGGAGGAGCCCGAGGGGGTGCGCTGGGGCCGGGGACCCCACTCACTGGTCTCCACCGCCCCCACGGCCTCGGTGCAGACGTCCACGCCCGGCGCGCACTTGACCGTCTTCATCTTCTGCGGAGAGCACCCGTCATCCGCTTTCTGCACGCAGCTGTAGCACTCCAGGGCCCGCGCTCCTGGGGTGCAGGGCCGAGAACTGAGCCCTCTCCACCagggcctccccctcctccccgtcCCAGGCCGCCTGTCCCTGGGATGAGACCACCCTTACTGCACACGCTCTTTTCTGGGGTAGAAGAAAACTTTGCCCCAATCTTGGGGGCGCGGGGTACACCAAGCCCATTTCCTTCCAGCCCCCTATGCCTACATGGAAGCATCCTTCCCACAGCCCCCCATGCCTGACGTGGGAGATCCCTGCCACGGAGACCCATCGTCCCAGGAGAGGGGGACCCCTTCCCACGGCCCCTTCTGATCAGAGCCGGGGTCTCTCCCTACTCCCCTCTGCTCAAAATGAGAGCACTCTTTCCTCAGTCCGCTCTGCCCCGACTGGGGGGAAGCTCTTCCCACAGCCGGCTCTGTTCAGAACAAAGAGAACTTTTCCCACCCTCCAGCCCCGCCGCCCACTCTCGCAGTCGACCCACCTTGCTGAAGCAGcgccggcagcagcagcagcagccagcctGTAGCCCAAGTCACCGCCCGGGTGCCTGCTTTCCTGGCGGGGGCCATGGCTCCGTCCTGCTCCCTCGGCGTCCCCCCTGGGTGTGCCGCCTTCCCACTCGGGCCCTCTTACCTGAGCCCGGGATGAGTAACTCCCCCCAAGGCAGCCCTAGCCCTGCCCAACCGGGCCAGCTCAGCGTCCTGCGGGACCGGCCCGCCCGCCCGTGCGTCACCCACGGGGAGAGCAGCCCCTGCCCTAAGCAGCTGCCAGGAGGGAAGGGGCGGGAGTCGAGGTGCCCCGGCAGCTCCCGGGAGAAAGTCTGCATGGGGGGTCATGGGGGTGAGGAGGGCTATGATATGATACGATATATGGTATGACGACATGATGATACAACATGACATTACGTTATAGGCTATGCTGTGtttcatatgttgtgttataaCATGCATTAATATAAGTGACAGCTTTAGCCTTCCTTGGTTCCTCCTTCCTCATAGACAAGATTTCTTAGAATCACCCCCACAGCATCCACTCCAGAGCAAAGCCCGGCTTCCTCAAACCCTCCACAAAACCATCAAATGCACGCCCAGCTCCTACAATCAGTTCCTTCTCACACCCCTTTCCCAGCTGCCCCACAGTTCTCCCATGACGTACATTCCTCCTCGTTGCAAGTAGCAGTAAACCCAACTCGCTGAACCATAGGTGGGTTCTGAGGGATCTTGGGCTGGAGGGCAGTGACGCAGGCAAGAGATGAGGTGGCTTGGCCTGGGGCAGTCGCAGTGGGGACGGTGAAAAGGGCAAGATCCAAAATATATGAGAGGAAGAGTTGGCAGGAAATTACTGATGGATGGGAAGATGATTTCCCGGTAGTTCTTGTCAAAAACCACATCTGATAGTAATAACGATAACAAAAGCAATAATAATGCTGACAATAACCAAGTACTGGGTGTTTACCATGAACACTGGGCATGCCTTATGTCGTTCAGTCCTCGCCAGCTCCTTTAAGGTAGCCATGGCTATATCGTTCCCTGGGCACCTACTGTGTGTCTGGCACTTTCTGTGAATCATCTCTGACTGTCCCACAGGTCTGCAAGGGGAGGAGTGTTCCCCGTtccacagaagaggaaactgaggctgggaaaaGCTTGGAAGTGGCTGAAGTAGCTATGAACCCAGACCCGTCTCCAAATTTCCCACTGCCACTTGTCGGGGGCCCCAGACTGGTCTTGGCCCTGAGTCTACGTTTTGCAGTGACCCTAAGCTTAGGAACCAGACTGGCTTGAGTTCCAGTCCCAGCTTGGCCACTGATGAGCTGTGTGACCGTCAGCAAATGGCTTCAATCCTTTGATGATCAGAGAcctcctttataaacagaggtgCTTCCTATGTGTCAAACACTGTCCCCCACCCTTTTACATGAGACTCGCGCAATATTTTTATGATAACCACTGTACAGATGTGGAAATCGAAGCAGAGAGGGGTTTAACCACTTGCCCAGGATGACATGGCTAGGAAGTGATGGAAGCGGTATTTGAACCctggcagtctggctccagaaccCACACATATGTACACGTACAAGTGAACGTGGGTACACAGGCTGCCAACTGTGAAACCTGGACAACGGCTTGAATTCTgtgtgcctcagtgtcctcatctgtaaaatgggaattgaAACAGGACCTACCTctcagggctgttgtgaggattaataaTATCATAATGCATGTGAACTAGGGCCCTAGTGCTAGGTGCTATAAAAGGactagctattattattaataggCTGAAAATATGTTGATATAAAATCAACTATTATATTATAACTATTATCACTCATTCGTAACAGTCCCCACTTCTTGAGCTCcgactctgtgccaggcactgtgctccaTTCTTTAAAAGCAACCGCTCCTTGAATTCTGAGGAAACTGGTACCCAGAGAGAGTAGGGTCAAGTTCGAGTTCCTATGGCAAGGCAACAGCAGAGCCAGGCGTCAAACCCAGCTCCCTCCCTCGGCTCGTATCTGACGGCAGGAGAAATAGCGGCAGTGGTTGTAAAGATGTGATCTGTTCCCCAGACCTGGTTTGGCTCCCCCAGTCCAACCATGACAGGCATCTCAGTCACCCAGGTGGGGTCACTTGGCTTCACGCTGAGGCTCAGAGCGAAAGTGGCTCCCTATGACGTCACTCAGCGCCGGCCCCTGCCTCCCAGGCTCCGAATCTCAGCCCAAGCTCTGCTTTGCCCGCTGACACTTGAAAGTGTCTGCACCTCTTTGTTCTCCCCGAGCTCCCCTTTGTATAATAAAAGGGGTGTCTTCCATGGCTGATGGAGGCCATGGGAAAAGAATCAAGTCTGGAATCAGATGGACTGCAATTTGAATCCTGCTTCTGCCACCTCCTTTCTGTGTGACCTCAAGcaactctctctccctctctgaacTTCAGCAGTCTCCATTGCCAAAGGGATCTGTAAACCCCTACTTCCTGAGGGACAGAGTAAGGGCTCAGAGAATGGCAGCCTGCAACTATGCTGTTATTATTGTGTGCAAGAGGCCGCGCAGGCCCCCAGTGTGGGAGAGTTTCGGGGAGGAACCCTGAACTGGCCCGACCGGAAGAACTAGCGTCCTGGGAGGGAGTGGGACCCAGGGTGGGGAGTCTCCTCTTGCTCAGGCCTGCCTGGATCCTCGCTGCTGACCCTGGCCTGGCCTGGGACCAGAAAGCAGAGGGAGGCTTGAATGCCGGCCTCCACGCACGCCTGCTCGGTGGCTGCTACCAGCCTCTGTCTGCTGGGGCTCCCTGCGGAGAACAGAGGGGTCAGTGTGCCAGCGGCCCCCGCCAGGGTCTCAGACAAGCCTGGGCAGGTACCCACTCTGGATTCCTGTGCCCCAAGGCAGGGCAGGCACAGACCCACTTCCCTGGGATGTACCGTCTGGGACACgtcagggaaggggctggggcaggggcagggcccgctACAGAATTTGTGGAGCCCAGTACAAAATGCAAATGTGGGGCAGGAAAAAAGTGCCATTAAAAGGTACTGAAATAcagcttttcctttcttttgcaatCTCTCTCGACCTGTTAtagcattgtttttgtttttgctatttaaTTTGCTATTTAATGTCGTGTTCCCTTTGGCAGAGGGATATTGGGAAGGTGAGAACAGACCCTCACAGTGCAGGGACCCCACCCCGCCACTTGGGCAACGCTGCTGCTGGGTTAGGCTCTTCTCGCCAGCTGCGGGCCCCCCGCCCCGTCCCCAAACGCCCTGGTCCCCCCTGCACCTGTGGCCAGGCCCCTGCCGGGACTGGAGAGTCACAGGGACACAGGGCAGGAGGTGGCGGAGGGTGGGTAGGGGAGGCCCggcgggggtggagggaaggTCACGGGAAACTCATCCCCCCGGGAGGTGACAGGTTGGGACCACGTGGGCTTGTCTCCAACTTCCCCGGCACATACTCCATTGTCTCATCAGATTTTACTTATAAAACCTAAAGATAAGACCATGAGGAATTTCCAAACGGTGACGGCAGAGCACTGTACCCCAAGAACAGAATCCTTCTGAGCAGGGGACCCCGTAAAGCCAAGCGTGATCAGGGGGAGAAGTTAGGGGATGAAATGACCCAAGAATCCACACGTTTTACGCCTGTGGTGAAGGCCAAGGGGCCCCTGGGGTCTGAGGGCCTGGGGACTTGGGTGTTTACATCTCCAGGACTGGGGAGCATATTTAAATCCTCGGAAGGATCTGGAGTCTGGGAAGTGGACACCCAGGTCCTGAGGAGAAAGGACAGAGGGACTGCCCGCCGGCATCCAGAGGCCTGTGAGGACCTGGTGTGGTTAGGGCAGTGAAAGCCCAGAGGAGGGGCCTGATCCAGCCTAGGGATCAAGGAgcacttcctggaggagggggcacCTGAGACGTAAAGGAGGCAAAGAAGTCAGCCAAAGAGCCTCTGTCTGCTTTGTTCATGGCTGTCCCCAGTCCTTAGCCTCTTTCTCATCACTTTATTCAATCATCGAACATTCACTCAGTGCCTTACTTACAGTGAGCTCTTTGCTGGGTGCCAAGGACTCAGTGGTGACTGAGACAGTGCCAGTCCCTGCCTCCTGGAGTTTCTGAACGAGCAGGGAGAAAGCCACATTCAGAACAGTGGTCAGGGCCACAATGGTGGAGGCACAGGCACAGGGGTCAGGGCCGGGATGGGAAGCTTAGGGGGCTGCTGGAGCCCAGAAGCCTCTGACTCAGCCAGGAAaatcagggagggcttcctggagaaggaaacATCTGAGCTCTGACCTAAATGAGTAGGAGTGGGTGGAGTGGGAAAAAGTGCCTGAGCAGAGAGAACAGTAGGTACGAAAGCCTAGAGGGAAAAGGGAAGCATTGCTTTATTCACTTTCGGGGAGTGAAATGTGCCCCACGGTGGAGACACAGCGGTGACCAAGGCAGCCTGGCTCACCCCTCCTGGAGCTCCGGGTCCAGTAAGGGGCTTGTATTCACAGAGGTCCAGCGGGGACCCAGGGTGCTCAGGGAGCCGGGGTCGGGGAGTGGGGGGAAATGCCTGAGCCAGCCAGGAGGAGACATCTGCACTAATACCTGTAGAATGAGAAGCTAGCTGGCTACCAGAAATTAAGGAGAGAGGGAACGACATGTGCAAGGGGGAAGGAGCCCAGTAATTCTTAGAAATTGCAAATAGCCCAGtcacgccaaaaaaaaaaaaaaagcagaagcagGCGgcccaaacaggaaaaaaaaatggccaaagaCTTAAGAACgcatctccctccttcccccacccccctgccatgGCCTGAGAGTGAAGGCCTCCATTCCTCGAGAGGTACCAGTTGTGGGACGCCGGGCTCTCACAGGTACCCTTAACCCTGAAGTCCTGCCTAGGGGCCCGGGGTCCCAACGCCCGGGCTGGAAACCACAGCAGCACCCCCGATTTTCGTCCAGGTTTAATTCGGTATCCCAGGAGCTCCAATAAATAGTTCCTTCCCGCCCCGCGCAGGGCCCCCGGGGCTGGAGATCCCGCCTGGGGAAGGCGCGCGCGGCGCCGCGGCTCAGGCCAGCAGAGCGCGGCGCCAGCACACTCCCCGCGGCGCCCCCTTGGCGCCCCCTCGGCGCGGGCCTGGGctgcccgggggcggggccgctcAGGGGGCGGGGCCGCTCAGGGGGCGGGGCCGCTCAGGGGGCGGGGCCGCTCAGGGGGCGGGGCCGCTCAGGGGGCGGGGCCGCTCAGGGGGCGTGGTTCTCGTCGGCCGCCGTCACGATGACGTCGATCCAAATCCGCATGGCCTCGGGGCTCGGCGCCGCCATGCAGAACAGGCGCTCGTAGGTCTTGACGCAGAACGTCAGGCGCGGGCTGGGGCTCTGGAAGAAGCACGGAGAGGACGTGGCGGGGTTAGCCCGCAGGCGCCCGCGGCACCCTGCCGCTGCGGCACCCTGCTGAGGCACCCAGCCTTCCCACTTACAGGCTGTGGGAACTGGGAGCAAGAATTAAAAGAGAACGCCCTGCCCCCCTTCCTCCAATTCCCGCTCCCCAGGTTCCAGGGCTCCCAGTGTATGGCTGGGGAAGGCTGGGGACCATACACCGAGCACTTCCCTGCTACCTGGCAACCGCGAGTTGAGTGAATCCCTATAGCCGTGTCCTGTTTTCACCTTCTCTATAGGCCTAAAGAGCTGGGGTGGGTTGTGCCCATgttgcagatgagaaaattaaagtTCGAGAGGGGAAGTCACTTCGCAGCCACGGTCACACAGCTGGCATTCCAACTTAAGTTCCCCAAAGCCACAGGGGCTTGCCCTCCACGGCACTTCCTTTAAAAATTCAATCAGTTGTCAACATTTAAATCTCTGGCACTGGCTTGTACAAAAGTTCCAGTTCCTGAGctctctgggggtgggggataactAGATGGGACTCCACGGGGCCCATGCCCACCTGGGGACCAGGGGTAGGAGCCGAGTCCTGCCCGGTCCCCTTCACACGCTGCCCAGGCGGCCGCAGTCCTGACCCTGCCCTCTTCATTCATTGACCCAGCTTGGCCTCAGATTTGCCAGATATTTGCTCAAAAACGTTTGTTCCAAGAGGAGTAACAGCGGCTGAGAGCCCAAGCCTGAGGTCTTAATTTCTGGTGTCTGCCATGAAGTGACCTGCTGGTCTCCTGGGAAGGACAGCCAGTACCGTGGCCGTAGGACCTGCAGGTGGCCCTTCCTGGGACAATCTAGAAATGGGGTGAGGCTTGATGGCAGGGGCGCCGACCCCGGGGGCCTCACCTTGAAGGCAGAGCGTAAGTGGTCGTAGTAGACCTCCTCGATGGCCTGGAAGTAGATGACGCCTTTGAGCTTGGTCTCTTCCTTGTCTGGTGGAGGAAGATGAGGGAGAAACAGAGCCGGTGAGaggtgtgtctgtctgtctgtgcgGGGGGTCAGTGGGCCCAAGTCCTGAGGTTGGGGTTGGGGTGAGGAACAAGGCGACAGGAGTCTGAGGGTTCCTAAAGTACCCTGGCTGGGAGGCGGGTTTGCAGGTGGGAGGCTGGGCGTGGAGGCTGCGCAGGGGTGGGGCCTCGCTCCTGGCTGTCTTAGGGAGCTGGAGTCCTGGGTCCCTGAGAAGGGAAGGAACCCGGGAGAGGCTAGAATCCTGCAGCCCCTAGAGAGGAAGGACTCAGGCCTGGGCTCCGAGGAGGGAGGCGGGGCTGGTATCTCAGGAAAACGGGGCTGTGGGGAGCCAGAATGCACAAACCATTTTCTATGTTACTCAGGAGGGCTGGGGTTTGGATCCTGGGTCACTTCATGAGGAAGGGGCTAGGGAGCTGGGCTCCGGGGGCCTGGCAGCTGACACTCCTTGGTTGTGGGGAAGGAGTTTGGGGCCCAAACGCTATAGGATCTTGGGGGAAGTCGGGACTGAAGGCCTGGGTTCCTGAGTCCTCAGGATCCAGCTCACAGGCCTAAGAGAGAAGGCGCCGGGTCCAGGACTCCTGGGAGTCTGCAGGGAAAGGTCCCGAGACCGGACTCTTCCAGGGTCCCAGGGGGCCCCCAAGGCGGCCAGGCGGGGCTTACCTGCGAAGTAGGCCAGGCGGCGGGCCTGGCGGTCAAAGCAGAACCACCGCTTCCTCCAGGTCTTGATGCGGCCGCCCATCTTGACCAGGGGCCCGCGGCAGCAGCCCCCCGACACCTGCACCTGCGGGCAGCTTTCCGGGTTGTGGCCCCACCGCTCCAGGTGCTGCCGGAGATCCAAGGCCTGGGGGCCTGGaggacggggtgggggt is a genomic window of Dasypus novemcinctus isolate mDasNov1 chromosome 18, mDasNov1.1.hap2, whole genome shotgun sequence containing:
- the LYPD3 gene encoding ly6/PLAUR domain-containing protein 3 produces the protein MAPARKAGTRAVTWATGWLLLLLPALLQQGARALECYSCVQKADDGCSPQKMKTVKCAPGVDVCTEAVGAVETIHGQFSVAVRGCGSGLPGKNDRGLDLHGLLAFIQLQQCAQDRCNVKLNLSSSALNPAGNESAYQPNGVECYSCVGLSREACQGAAPPVVSCYNASDRFYRGCFDGNVTLTAANVTVSLPVRGCVQDELCTRDGVSGPGFTLSGSCCQGSRCNSDLRNKTYFSPRIPPLVLLPPRKSTTMVSATSVTTSTPAPTTSTSTTTAKRTPATQAPPREVESETSRGEGSREDPGLSGGAAGHQDRSNMGQYPTKGGAHYTPSKGPAAPAAGLAALLLAVAAGALL